The bacterium genome contains a region encoding:
- a CDS encoding glutamine amidotransferase, translating to MKFLFQLLGIHGEGAIAKVTDWSFYAGASVPTWLLILLGVVGLAAAALNFLPQNTMPLRNRLLLAALRLGGFGLALLMLIQLELRFAIDWKQPPRVALLADASQSMDLQDAGGHTRREAAQDLASRLVRDLGDRVSLSRYAFAWHVEPGDGAKPMAGATGLTRALGDTLRLEDNLDAVILLTDGNDTGGDRGTLVVPLLASRGVPVYPVVFGSPEPPARAEVRIASAAPYVRLGDETVVGAVLTASGLEEQVVRVSLYDKGLSEPLAVKENIRLGKTPVAVRFVVKPNRVGEHVYRIVLDGVHGGTTAHRLAAEHRLDVVDARIRVLYIDIPRDERKMLGHWLARDPVVDLATITMLPKSGWYGQGALRHKDIGDGLPGQESDLYQYDVLILGDIPRSYFRQGGDLAETKLRWLCEFVARRGGGLVTLGGYSAYAAGGYQDSPLASILPFEIAVPGDPQVAKEFPLLPTAMGQVHPIMQLEVDAEANREFWSDLPSLEGCNRVGAVKPGASLLAVRQLPEGAMPVIAVQDVGKGKVLSLAADTTWRWEMMREPEAPDGFRRFWGNSLRFLAPDPRRQPGRPEIQRSRSDPAVGETLTLSTRLIDKLYQPVRGADLVVTVTSPSGTQVVYYPRDSRSRPGLYEYEVPLTEPGSWTVTASNRIEVTVSSFQAGNSEEELDDPRARPERMAELAAATGGHAFAPDQGDALMKSICARSKTVSRTHVVALWNLPLTLFLFFILVCVDCLVRKRRGMA from the coding sequence ATGAAATTTCTCTTCCAGTTGTTGGGGATTCACGGAGAGGGGGCCATTGCCAAGGTCACCGACTGGAGTTTCTATGCCGGCGCTTCGGTCCCGACCTGGCTGCTCATTCTCCTGGGCGTGGTGGGCCTTGCGGCGGCCGCGCTCAATTTCCTGCCGCAGAATACGATGCCGTTGCGTAACCGCCTTTTGCTCGCCGCCCTGCGACTGGGTGGGTTCGGCCTGGCTTTGCTCATGCTCATCCAACTTGAGTTGAGATTCGCCATCGACTGGAAACAACCGCCGCGCGTGGCGCTGTTGGCGGATGCCTCCCAGAGCATGGACTTGCAGGATGCGGGTGGCCATACCCGGCGCGAGGCCGCGCAGGATCTCGCCAGCCGCCTGGTCCGCGATCTTGGGGATAGGGTGAGCCTGAGCCGTTATGCCTTTGCCTGGCATGTGGAACCCGGTGACGGGGCCAAACCCATGGCGGGAGCCACGGGACTCACCCGTGCCCTGGGTGATACGCTGCGCCTTGAGGACAATCTTGATGCCGTGATCCTCCTGACCGATGGTAACGATACGGGTGGTGACCGCGGAACGCTCGTGGTGCCCCTGCTGGCTTCGCGGGGTGTGCCGGTCTATCCGGTTGTTTTCGGTAGTCCGGAACCTCCTGCCCGGGCTGAGGTGCGCATCGCTTCCGCCGCTCCCTATGTGCGGCTGGGGGATGAGACCGTGGTCGGGGCTGTCCTGACGGCCAGTGGACTCGAGGAGCAGGTGGTGCGCGTTTCCCTCTACGACAAGGGGTTGTCCGAGCCACTCGCGGTGAAGGAAAATATCCGGTTGGGGAAGACGCCTGTCGCGGTGCGCTTCGTCGTCAAGCCGAACCGGGTAGGGGAACATGTCTACCGTATCGTCCTGGATGGTGTGCATGGGGGGACCACAGCACATCGGTTGGCGGCCGAGCACCGGCTCGATGTGGTGGATGCCCGGATCCGGGTTCTCTATATCGACATCCCCCGTGATGAGCGCAAGATGCTTGGACACTGGCTGGCACGCGACCCGGTCGTGGATCTGGCGACCATCACCATGCTACCAAAAAGCGGTTGGTACGGGCAGGGCGCATTGCGGCACAAAGACATCGGAGACGGCCTGCCGGGGCAGGAATCTGATCTCTACCAATACGATGTTTTGATTCTGGGTGATATTCCGCGTTCCTATTTCCGGCAGGGAGGCGATCTCGCCGAGACCAAACTCCGCTGGCTCTGCGAATTCGTGGCCCGGCGCGGCGGCGGACTTGTCACCCTGGGCGGTTACTCAGCCTATGCGGCCGGTGGCTATCAGGATTCGCCGCTTGCGTCGATTCTTCCCTTCGAGATCGCCGTCCCGGGCGACCCGCAGGTGGCCAAGGAGTTTCCCCTGCTGCCGACAGCCATGGGGCAGGTCCATCCGATCATGCAATTGGAGGTCGATGCCGAGGCGAACCGTGAATTCTGGTCCGACCTTCCTTCTTTGGAAGGGTGTAACCGGGTAGGAGCGGTGAAGCCGGGAGCCAGCCTGCTTGCCGTTCGCCAGCTCCCGGAGGGGGCCATGCCTGTCATCGCCGTTCAGGATGTGGGTAAGGGCAAGGTACTTTCACTCGCCGCCGACACCACCTGGCGCTGGGAAATGATGCGCGAACCCGAAGCTCCCGACGGCTTCCGTCGCTTCTGGGGCAACTCCTTACGTTTCCTTGCCCCCGATCCACGCCGGCAACCCGGCCGCCCTGAAATCCAGCGTTCCCGGTCTGATCCGGCCGTTGGCGAGACCCTGACGCTCTCCACGCGCTTAATCGACAAGCTTTACCAGCCGGTGCGGGGTGCCGACCTGGTGGTCACCGTGACGAGTCCGTCCGGCACTCAGGTCGTCTACTATCCGCGTGACAGTCGCAGCCGGCCCGGGCTCTATGAATACGAGGTGCCCCTCACCGAGCCGGGCAGTTGGACCGTCACGGCCTCAAACCGGATCGAGGTCACAGTCTCCAGTTTCCAAGCTGGGAATAGCGAGGAAGAACTTGATGATCCGCGGGCGCGTCCCGAACGGATGGCCGAGCTGGCGGCGGCGACCGGCGGCCATGCCTTCGCGCCGGACCAGGGTGACGCTCTCATGAAATCGATTTGTGCGCGGTCGAAGACGGTTAGCCGAACCCACGTCGTTGCGCTCTGGAACCTGCCTCTGACCTTGTTCCTGTTTTTTATCCTGGTGTGTGTGGACTGTCTGGTGCGCAAGCGGCGAGGAATGGCGTAA
- a CDS encoding DUF4159 domain-containing protein, producing MNTPSKIFCLLSTVYCLLSLPSPASESWAARASQMNRREITADSAKTREAGREEDRRNKISMPRIRPAMAGFDWDADPTAIPYVHYQINKRTELPVYVFNDGLDLASPDLFRYTIVYLTSHGRWSLTEKETENLSLWLKRGGTLILDDCYNRGSAFAESVRPEVGKLIPGAEPILLLKEDPRVADVFKMVYPSPWPGEAAFFENRPWQYVLLDGRPAVLFSPNDDGCGWEISTPPTASNPLGEGIGHGGDNTVREMIYQWAVNWMLFTFTH from the coding sequence ATGAATACCCCCAGCAAGATTTTCTGTCTACTGTCTACTGTCTACTGCCTGTTGTCCCTGCCTTCCCCGGCCAGCGAATCCTGGGCGGCGCGCGCCAGCCAGATGAACCGCCGCGAGATCACTGCCGACAGTGCCAAGACCCGGGAGGCGGGGCGGGAAGAGGATCGGCGCAATAAGATTTCCATGCCGCGGATCCGGCCTGCCATGGCCGGGTTTGACTGGGATGCCGATCCGACGGCCATTCCCTATGTGCATTACCAGATCAACAAGCGTACCGAATTGCCGGTTTACGTTTTCAACGACGGACTGGATCTTGCCAGTCCGGACCTCTTCCGCTACACGATCGTCTATCTCACTTCCCATGGGCGTTGGTCGTTGACCGAGAAGGAAACCGAGAATCTTTCGCTCTGGCTTAAACGGGGGGGAACCCTCATCCTTGACGATTGCTACAACCGCGGCAGCGCTTTTGCCGAATCCGTTCGTCCGGAAGTCGGCAAGCTGATTCCCGGCGCTGAACCGATTTTGCTGCTCAAGGAAGACCCGCGTGTGGCCGATGTTTTCAAGATGGTCTATCCCAGTCCCTGGCCCGGGGAGGCTGCCTTTTTCGAGAATCGGCCCTGGCAGTATGTTTTATTGGATGGGCGGCCAGCCGTGCTCTTCAGCCCGAACGATGACGGATGCGGGTGGGAAATTTCGACGCCGCCTACAGCCTCCAACCCGTTGGGTGAAGGAATCGGGCATGGCGGTGATAATACGGTCCGGGAAATGATCTACCAATGGGCTGTCAACTGGATGCTGTTTACGTTTACGCATTGA